Proteins encoded by one window of Hylaeus volcanicus isolate JK05 chromosome 7, UHH_iyHylVolc1.0_haploid, whole genome shotgun sequence:
- the LOC128879509 gene encoding general transcription factor 3C polypeptide 3 isoform X1, which yields MASNVHTDMEEEALIEINLPLSTHKNNMTMNEESTIASVIIEELDENALSNMNVDMTEFVEANALEMKDITQDIMPEAYSEESSTVMDITTDIEDQDILLTADEEDKLTRQFLNGELTFSEYSLRMDQGADTETVETDLTRNDNVNEEIETNVSIYRKAPKRYKRKKRTLPPVLQGLMGEANLRFARGDTELAAQICMEIIRQVPSAPEPFHTLAMIYEADQPEKSLQFALIAAHLSPRDSDQWVRLANMSLESGNIKQAITCYNKAIQANPKDIDLYETRAQLLEQNGDKKAYLRGFSKLVHQLEPEDGNNIVKYAKMLAKRYMEENNNEQALEAMENIFTKCPTFITLEEVNIMTEILIALKRFKRCLHILTKYTSIWVKYKNITDKQNPHATVKKSENEKKEELEDRDIGEIEACGIPDDVVVDLKAKFLIILIELDQMELAENLLPKFYLNENPEISGDLFLDIAETLMGKKKFECALALLDPLVNSNNYSLAAVWLRHAECWVGCKDLKKAIESYEIVTKLSSQHLGARIALAKLYQLKGQYNKAIEILDQDPDSDTLDPRVIYRRTLLLYKVKRYDEYFRSGMLLFSRHCVYLRSKVELNTLTRAYGTRQRIESLKLHRLSRGEKFEEENVPIFLNTTELSEKNEYFLLVQMCKVACKLKKYGLLQRICLSALTSKRFEKRNIQIMFLSLVSCIYNNDSYHGYNIVRQLIRICHRPNTWNLLNIIIQNAQDCRHNRFIMRLLGREDVFSHLNIMHANNCLVSGTYKYALNDYISLFKVAPSALLALLIGVTLLQMACQKLSAKKNQLVIQAIAFLKKYCQLRGEDAKQEAYYNMGRAFHQIRLLSAAIHFYKLALNEDPGDLVKKNSYFLNLKQEAAFNLHLIYLESENYLLAKMYLEKYIVI from the exons atggCATCTAATGTGCATACCGATATGGAAGAAGAGGCattgattgaaattaatttaccatTGTCTACTCACAAAAACAATATGACAATGAATGAAGAAAGCACAATAGCATCAGTGATCATAGAAGAATTAGATGAAAATGCTCTTAGTAATATGAATGTAGATATGACAGAATTTGTTGAAGCAAATGCTTTAGAGATGAAAGATATAACACAAGACATTATGCCAGAAGCATATTCTGAAGAAAGTAGTACTGTCATGGATATTACTACAGACATTGAAGATCAAGACATATTACTGACTGCTGATGAAGAAGATAAATTAACAAGACAGTTCTTAAACGGAGAATTAACATTCTCAGAGTATTCTCTAAGAATGGATCAAGGTGCAGATACAGAAACTGTAGAAACTGATCTTACTAG aaatgATAATGTGAACgaagaaatagaaacaaatgtATCTATTTATCGCAAAGCACCAAAACGGtataaacgaaagaaaagaacactTCCTCCAGTTCTGCAAGGTCTCATGGGCGAAGCAAATTTAAGATTTGCTAGAGGAGATACAGAATTAGCTGCTCAAATATGTATGGAAATAATTAG ACAAGTGCCAAGTGCTCCAGAACCATTTCATACACTAGCAATGATATACGAAGCAGATCAGCCAGAGAAGTCATTACAGTTTGCCTTAATAGCAGCACACCTCAGTCCAAGAGACTCTGATCAATGGGTGCGATTGGCAAATATGTCGTTGGAAAGTGGCAACATCAAACAAGCTATCACATGCTATAATAAAGCAATTCAAGCAAACCCAAAAGATATAGACTTATATGAAACACGAGCACAACTTCTAGAACAAAATGGAGACAAAAAAGCTTATTTAAGAggtttttcaaaattagttCATCAATTAGAACCAGAGGATGGTAATAATATAGTTAAGTATGCTAAGATGTTAGCCAAACGTTATATGGAGGAGAATAATAATGAACAAGCATTAGAAgcaatggaaaatatttttacaaagtgCCCTACTTTCATTACTTTGGAAGAAGTTAATATCATGACTGAGATATTAATAGCGCTAAAAAGGTTTAAAAGATGCTTACACATTTTGACTAAATATACTTCTATCtgggtaaaatataaaaatattaccgaTAAACAGAATCCACATGCAACAgtaaaaaaatcagaaaacgaaaagaaagaagaactaGAGGATCGGGATATAGGTGAAATAGAAGCCTGTGGAATACCAGATGATGTTGTTGTCGATTTAAAAGCAAAATTTCTTATAATCCTTATTGAATTAGATCAAATGGAATTGGCTGAAAATCTTTTgcctaaattttatttgaatgaaaatccAGAAATTTCTGGTGATCTTTTCTTAGATATAGCAGAAACTTTGATGGggaagaaaaaatttgaatgtgcttTAGCATTGTTAGATCCATTGGTAAACAGTAATAATTATAGTTTAGCAGCAGTGTGGTTACGACATGCAGAATGTTGGGTTGGCTGCAAAGATTTAAAGAAAGCAATAGAATCTTATGAAATTGTTACAAAGTTATCATCTCAGCATTTAGGTGCTAGAATAGCTCTGGCCAAACTTTACCAATTAAAGGGTCAGTACAACAAAGCAATAGAAATTCTTGATCAAGATCCCGATTCAGATACTTTAGATCCTCGAGTAATTTACCGTAGAACATTGCTTCTTTATAAGGTAAAGCGATACGATGAATATTTTCGATCTGGTATGTTACTTTTCTCCAGACATTGCGTTTATTTAAGAAGCAAAGTTGAGCTCAATACATTAACTAGGGCATATGGAACACGACAACGTATAGAGTCATTGAAACTTCACAGATTGTCACGTGGGGAGaaatttgaagaagaaaatgtgCCAATCTTTCTCAATACTACAGAATTAAGTGAaaagaatgaatatttcttactTGTCCAAATGTGTAAAGTAGCTTGTAAATTAAAGAAGTATGGTTTATTGCAAAGAATATGTTTAAGTGCTTTAACGTCAAAGAGATttgaaaagagaaacattCAGATTATGTTTTTATCCTTGGTCTCCTGTATTTACAATAATGATTCTTATCATGGATATAATATTGTGCGGCAATTAATTCGCATCTGTCATAGACCGAATACTTggaatttgttgaatattattattcaaaacgCTCAAGATTGTAGGCACAATAGATTCATTATGCGCCTCCTTGGAAGGGAAGATGTATTttctcatttaaatataatgcaTGCGAACAACTGTCTTGTTTCGGGAACATATAAATATGCCCTCAACGATTACATTTCTCTCTTTAAAGTAGCTCCCAGTGCATTATTGGCATTACTTATTGGTGTAACTTTATTACAAATGGCATGTCAAAAATTGTCAGCTAAAAAGAATCAACTTGTAATTCAAG CTATCGCTTTcctgaaaaaatattgtcaatTACGAGGTGAAGATGCTAAACAGGAAGCATATTACAATATGGGGCGAGCGTTTCATCAAATTCGTTTATTATCAGCAgctatacatttttacaaattagcACTTAACGAAGATCCTGGAGATTTAGTTAAAAAGAACTCGTATTTTCTAAACTTAAAACAAGAAGCTGCTTTTAATTTGCATCTTATTTACTTAGAATCAGAAAATTACTTATTAGCAAAAATGTACCTtgaaaaatacattgtaatttAG
- the LOC128879509 gene encoding DNA ligase 4 isoform X2, with product MSVTLAAQIEFKKLCNVLEEIKKARAAKKVEILEKFIQQCRNASDKLKTGCPDTDVSLFPIMRLILPHLERERGPHNLKEKSLANLYVRVFCLGKNSKDANYLIQYKSPTTKKISGTDFAEKAYQILRSRLPRDSSGITIERINLFLNDISSRNEITQPKDETFKVLLGKTTALEFKWITRIILKDLKLNIGTKKILQVFHRDANALFNVSSNLRQVCDALCDPQLRYNYNIQVFSHFKPMLLERYRIEDTEKLFRNSERYFVQTKYDGERSQMHMKDGKYKYFTRQGYDITNYPSYGETSSSGFMSSVFRRLLNPQCKSIILDGELMGWHKEKKLLGSKGMNFDVKKLSKTSYHQPCFIAFDIIMYNDVLLNNEPYEERLRILKDAYKEEEGSLQLCKSVMISTSEELRTVFNESIQNKEEGIVIKKCDTKYKPNMRDGTGCYKIKAEYSDDLVEDIDLIILGGYYGEGKFMGLMKSFLMAVASPPSTPEENPSKFLSVVSVSNGISKETLNELWKRFEDKWQNECPANVTPPKVDPPNKWIRPEDSIILTIRATEMTQSNDYPTGYSLRFPRVMNVRTEKPWYSVCTTTELLSLVKDSRPIQKLTKREVDRNDIGEAPEIKVRKTKQTLTKCEEKSPRPNIMDNKPLVHLTRLFDGKEICVINGDDELSKEHIEEILLQHSAKVVQNPLKENYCIIVGNVKTVKAKSIIESKKYDVVSLDWFKRVTKEENWSSLQDFLPWDLICSRESTERRLAQYYDEYYDNFTADADEESLPRSFKKAEETSNAMEFDHSQMKEIDKELFDSGVSPYSIFRGMVGYFDNQSDWSKFQFRFMAGTIKDAIDDSVTHVFVDGDFISSEIKNTINNEQHESVIIIKSKWIGECFRQGQLTSNEEYLINI from the exons ATGAGTGTGACATTAGCTGcccaaattgaatttaaaaaattatgcaaTGTCTTGGAAGAAATTAAGAAGGCACGTGCTGCTAAGAAAGTTGAGATTTTAGAGAAGTTCATTCAGCAGTGTCGTAATGCTAGCGACAAGTTAAAAACGGGATGTCCAGATACG GACGTTTCACTGTTCCCTATAATGAGACTGATTTTGCCACATCTAGAACGAGAACGTGGACCGCacaatttaaaagagaaatcCCTTGCTAATCTTTATGTTCGCGTATTTTGCTTGGGTAAAAATAGCAAGGACGCAAATTATCTTATACAATATAA ATCTCCAACAACAAAAAAGATTTCAGGAACTGATTTTGCAGAAAAAGCTTATCAAATTCTACGAAGTCGGTTACCACGCGATAGTTCTGGTATCACGATAGAACGAATCAATCTGTTCCTTAATGATATATCATCAAGAAACGAGATTACTCAACCAAAAGATGAaacgtttaaagttttattaggAAAAACAACTGCATTGGAATTTAAATGGATAACGCGAATAATTCTTAAAGATTTGAAACTTAATATTGGAACAAAGAAAATACTACAAG TTTTTCATCGAGATGCAAATGCACTGTTTAACGTGTCATCAAATTTACGTCAGGTCTGCGATGCATTGTGTGATCCCCAATTGagatacaattataatatacaagtTTTCTCTCATTTCAAACCAATGTTACTAGAGAGATATAGGATTGAAGATACGGAGAAACTTTTCAGGAATAGTGAACGCTACTTTGTACAAACTAAGTATGATGGTGAACGATCTCAAATGCATATGAAAGAtggcaaatataaatatttcacgagaCAAGGGTATGACATTACAAATTATCCTAGTTATGGAGAGACTAGTTCATCAG GTTTTATGAGTAGTGTATTTAGACGACTTTTAAATCCACAATGTAAATCAATAATTCTGGATGGGGAATTAATGGGATGgcataaagaaaagaaattgttaggTTCAAAAggaatgaattttgatgttaaAAAACTTTCGAAAACTAGTTATCATCAACCATGTTTTATTgcatttgatattattatgtacaatGATGTTTTACTTAATAATGAACCTTATGAAGAAAGACtgagaattttaaaagatgCATACAAGGAAGAAGAGGGCAGTCTACAATTGTGTAAATCAGTTATGATTTCCACGAG TGAAGAATTACGCACAGTATTCAAtgaaagtatacaaaataagGAAGAGggaattgtaattaaaaagtgtgATACAAAGTATAAACCAAATATGCGAGATGGCACTggttgttacaaaataaaagctgAG tattcTGATGATCTGGTGGAAGATATAGATTTGATTATTCTTGGTGGTTACTATGGGGAAGGCAAATTTATGGgtttaatgaaaagttttcTGATGGCAGTAGCTTCCCCGCCAAGTACTCCAGAGGAAAATCcatcaaaatttttatcagTTGTATCAGTCAGTAATGGCATTTCTAAGGAAACCTTGAATGAACTTTGGAAAAGATTCGAAGATAAATGGCAAAATGAGTGTCCTGCAAATGTGACTCCTCCTAAA gtAGACCCACCAAATAAGTGGATTCGTCCTGAAGATTCCATTATTTTGACAATACGAGCAACAGAAATGACACAAAGTAACGATTATCCTACAGGTTATAGTTTGCGATTCCCAAGAGTCATGAATGTTAGAACTGAAAAACCATGGTATAGCGTTTGTACCACTACGGAACTGTTATCGCTAGTCAAA GACTCAAGGCCGATTCAAAAACTGACAAAACGAGAAGTAGATCGGAATGATATAGGAGAAGCTCCCGAAATTAAAGTACGTAAGACGAAACAAACCTTAACAAAATGTGAAGAGAAATCACCAAGGCCTAACATTATGGATAACAAGCCGCTGGTTCATCTCACACGACTTTTCGACGGTAAAGAAATTTGCGTGATAAATGGAGACGATGAGTTATCGAAAGAACACATTGAAGAAATTCTTCTGCAGCATAGTGcgaaagttgttcaaaatccTTTAAAGGAGAATTATTGCATTATTGTTGGTAACGTTAAAacg GTAAAAGCAAAAAGTATTatagaaagtaaaaagtaCGACGTAGTATCTTTAGATTGGTTCAAACGGGTtaccaaagaagaaaattggtCGTCCTTACAAGACTTTTTACCATGGGACTTAATATGCAGTCGTGAATCAACGGAACGTCGATTAGCACAATATTACGATGAGTATTACGACAATTTTACCGCGGATGCAGACGAAGAGAGTTTGCCACGCTCATTCAAAAAAGCTGAAGAAACG tcAAATGCTATGGAGTTTGACCATTCACAAATGAAAGAGATAGATAAAGAATTGTTTGACAGTGGAGTATCACCTTATTCTATATTTCGAGGCATGGTGGGATATTTTGATAATCAGTCAGATTGGTCGAAATTCCAATTTCGTTTTATGGCAGGAACAATTAAAGATGCTATCGACGACTCTGTAACGCATGTGTTTGTCGATGGAGATTTCATTAGTtccgaaattaaaaatacaattaataatgaacaaCACGAGtcagtaataattattaaaagtaaatggaTTGGTGAGTGTTTCAGACAAGGTCAACTTACTTCGAACGAAGAAtatcttattaatatttaa